The following coding sequences are from one Musa acuminata AAA Group cultivar baxijiao chromosome BXJ1-6, Cavendish_Baxijiao_AAA, whole genome shotgun sequence window:
- the LOC135677533 gene encoding E3 ubiquitin-protein ligase SIS3-like gives MVGIKPSSFTRLKCDKKAMETTPVHGHADWVLRAYQTEGTPASSPVVIKLGYTVIDIVEGRVVEEPPRAYHTFVFTLGDFLHQASRRRAISTVLLRAGVYGYDICFAGWMERQLVAFCNDPVEMALNSGSGIEMIVDVPLAHFPSDEETSSDVEGVGEDGDFGGIPASTDAVKELAVVKYERGGDVREESCIICFEEFDEGVEVTRMPCKHAFHGGCLTRWLESSHVCPLCRHAIPASADP, from the coding sequence ATGGTAGGAATTAAGCCGAGTTCATTCACACGGTTGAAGTGCGACAAGAAGGCGATGGAGACGACTCCTGTCCATGGCCATGCCGATTGGGTTCTCAGGGCCTATCAAACTGAGGGGACGCCGGCATCGTCTCCGGTGGTGATCAAACTCGGCTATACCGTGATTGACATTGTCGAAGGTCGAGTCGTGGAGGAACCCCCTCGTGCCTACCACACCTTTGTCTTCACTCTCGGCGACTTCCTCCACCAAGCATCTCGCCGCCGGGCGATCTCGACCGTTCTCTTACGCGCCGGCGTCTATGGTTATGACATCTGCTTCGCCGGGTGGATGGAGAGACAACTCGTTGCCTTCTGCAATGATCCAGTCGAGATGGCTTTGAACTCGGGCAGCGGGATCGAGATGATCGTGGATGTACCTTTGGCCCACTTCCCGAGCGATGAGGAAACTTCTTCGGACGTCGAAGGCGTCGGCGAGGACGGGGATTTCGGCGGCATCCCGGCGTCGACGGACGCGGTGAAGGAGCTGGCGGTGGTGAAGTACGAGCGTGGAGGAGATGTCAGAGAGGAGAGTTGCATCATCTGCTTCGAGGAGTTCGACGAGGGCGTGGAGGTGACGCGGATGCCATGCAAGCACGCCTTCCATGGCGGCTGTCTCACTCGATGGTTGGAGAGCAGCCATGTGTGTCCTCTCTGCAGACACGCCATACCTGCTTCTGCTGATCCCTGA